In Rhea pennata isolate bPtePen1 chromosome 8, bPtePen1.pri, whole genome shotgun sequence, one genomic interval encodes:
- the AK4 gene encoding adenylate kinase 4, mitochondrial isoform X1, producing MGSRVLRAVVLGPPGSGKGTVCERIARSFGLPRLSGGRVLRESVRAGGEVGALAKQYVERGLPVPDHVLTRLVTAELQRRRGEPWLLDGFPRTLGQAEALDRVCRPDLVIGLHVPFETLKDRLGARWVHPRSGRVYNVDFDPPHVHGLDDLTGEPLVQRRDDRPEAVAARLRSYREAAKPVMELYRSRGVLHSFSGTETDKIWPYVYALLCSKIPPVRAEEESEALLRAEDQD from the exons aTGGGCTCGCGGGTGCTGCGCGCCGTCGTGCTGGGCCCCCCCGGCTCGGGCAAGGGCACCGTGTGCGAGCGCATCGCCCGCAGCTTCGGCCTCCCGCGCCTCTCCGGCGGCCGCGTCCTGCGCGAGAGCGTCCGCGCCGGCGGCG AAGTCGGCGCCTTGGCAAAGCAGTACGTGGAGCGGGGCCTGCCGGTGCCGGACCACGTCCTCACGCGCCTGGTGACGGCGGAGCTGCAGAGGCGGCGGGGCGAGCCCTGGCTCCTCGACG GCTTCCCCCGCACGCTGGGGCAGGCCGAGGCGCTGGACCGCGTCTGCCGGCCCGACCTGGTGATCGGCCTGCACGTGCCCTTCGAGACGCTGAAGGACCGGCTGGGCGCCCGCTGGGTGCACCCGCGCAGCGGCCGCGTCTACAACGTGGACTTCGACCCGCCGCACGTCCAC GGCCTCGACGACCTCACCGGAGAGCCGCTGGTGCAGCGCCGCGACGACCGCCCCGAGGCCGTGGCCGCCCGGCTCCGCAGCTACAGGGAGGCCGCCAAGCCGGTGATGGAGCTGTACAG GAGCAGAGGCGTCCTCCACTCGTTTTCGGGGACGGAGACGGACAAAATCTGGCCGTACGTTTACGCTCTGCTTTGCAGCAAGATCCCGCCGGTTCGCGCCGAGGAGGAGAGCGAGGCGCTTCTTCGCGCGGAGGACCAGGACTAG
- the AK4 gene encoding adenylate kinase 4, mitochondrial isoform X2 gives MGSRVLRAVVLGPPGSGKGTVCERIARSFGLPRLSGGRVLRESVRAGGEVGALAKQYVERGLPVPDHVLTRLVTAELQRRRGEPWLLDGFPRTLGQAEALDRVCRPDLVIGLHVPFETLKDRLGARWVHPRSGRVYNVDFDPPHVHGLDDLTGEPLVQRRDDRPEAVAARLRSYREAAKPVMELYSKIPPVRAEEESEALLRAEDQD, from the exons aTGGGCTCGCGGGTGCTGCGCGCCGTCGTGCTGGGCCCCCCCGGCTCGGGCAAGGGCACCGTGTGCGAGCGCATCGCCCGCAGCTTCGGCCTCCCGCGCCTCTCCGGCGGCCGCGTCCTGCGCGAGAGCGTCCGCGCCGGCGGCG AAGTCGGCGCCTTGGCAAAGCAGTACGTGGAGCGGGGCCTGCCGGTGCCGGACCACGTCCTCACGCGCCTGGTGACGGCGGAGCTGCAGAGGCGGCGGGGCGAGCCCTGGCTCCTCGACG GCTTCCCCCGCACGCTGGGGCAGGCCGAGGCGCTGGACCGCGTCTGCCGGCCCGACCTGGTGATCGGCCTGCACGTGCCCTTCGAGACGCTGAAGGACCGGCTGGGCGCCCGCTGGGTGCACCCGCGCAGCGGCCGCGTCTACAACGTGGACTTCGACCCGCCGCACGTCCAC GGCCTCGACGACCTCACCGGAGAGCCGCTGGTGCAGCGCCGCGACGACCGCCCCGAGGCCGTGGCCGCCCGGCTCCGCAGCTACAGGGAGGCCGCCAAGCCGGTGATGGAGCTGTACAG CAAGATCCCGCCGGTTCGCGCCGAGGAGGAGAGCGAGGCGCTTCTTCGCGCGGAGGACCAGGACTAG